From one Herpetosiphon gulosus genomic stretch:
- a CDS encoding TIM barrel protein: protein MSLQIGLNGRFFEQNWRPALNEINFAAANGFASIQFQGKPVGLQAAALGADFASIRQQLTAHQITAVMEIALKIEANGRSEAGQTPLEVLEANLSAITGLGCQRVHWHLYNLPALEPTQVAELEIALQSQFAAGVALAQQYGFKFGFEHNDPILRLFTTPQACRQLLDAVPDLGFVWDFNHTLPEDLTGFLQLVPRMSMLHISDTPLPEVNCHLPLGLGKIDFAAYCQALVAANFHGPAILEIGGLPKSGGYGRDTDAALIDSLAYLKAALLQAA from the coding sequence ATGAGTTTACAAATTGGCCTAAATGGGCGTTTTTTCGAACAGAATTGGCGGCCTGCACTGAATGAAATTAATTTTGCTGCTGCCAATGGTTTTGCCAGTATTCAGTTTCAGGGTAAACCAGTAGGCTTACAAGCCGCAGCCTTGGGAGCCGATTTTGCTAGCATTCGTCAACAACTCACAGCCCATCAAATTACGGCGGTAATGGAAATTGCCCTTAAAATTGAGGCAAATGGGCGTTCTGAGGCAGGTCAAACGCCGCTGGAAGTGCTTGAAGCCAATTTATCTGCAATCACTGGCTTGGGCTGTCAACGAGTGCATTGGCATCTTTATAATTTGCCTGCCTTAGAACCTACCCAAGTTGCTGAGCTTGAAATTGCTTTACAATCCCAATTTGCCGCAGGTGTAGCTTTGGCTCAGCAGTATGGCTTTAAATTTGGCTTCGAGCATAACGACCCGATTTTACGCTTGTTTACCACACCGCAAGCCTGTCGCCAACTGCTGGATGCTGTGCCAGATTTGGGTTTCGTTTGGGATTTTAATCATACCTTACCAGAGGATTTAACTGGATTTTTGCAATTAGTTCCGCGAATGAGTATGTTGCACATCTCAGATACGCCTTTGCCAGAGGTTAATTGCCACCTGCCTTTGGGTCTGGGTAAGATTGATTTTGCGGCCTATTGCCAAGCCTTGGTTGCTGCCAATTTTCACGGCCCTGCGATCTTAGAAATTGGTGGTTTACCCAAATCAGGTGGGTATGGGCGTGATACTGATGCTGCGTTGATTGATTCATTGGCCTATTTGAAGGCTGCTTTGTTGCAAGCTGCTTGA